From a region of the Poecile atricapillus isolate bPoeAtr1 chromosome 4, bPoeAtr1.hap1, whole genome shotgun sequence genome:
- the ENPP6 gene encoding glycerophosphocholine cholinephosphodiesterase ENPP6 codes for MESRSLLAALLATALTALLPLPAASSGHRKLLVFLLDGFRFDYIDDSELEGLPGFRDIVNMGVKVDYMTPDFPSLSYPNYYTLMTGRHCEVHQMTGNYMWDQKANVSFDIGVNKESLLPLWWNGSEPLWVTMMKAKKNVSMYYWPGCEVEILGVRPSYCREYFSVPTDKNFADAISDALESLCNNSAEMAAVYYERIDVEGHHYGPSSQQRKNALKEVDKALSNMISLIKNKGLQNDINVLLFSDHGMTDISWTDKVIELKKHINMSDTIQMKDRGPVVSLWPTPEKHAEIYQKLKAVEHMDVYNKQDIPNRFFYKKGKFVSPLTLVAEEGWFIVESRDKLPYWENGTGKKEAWQNGWHGYDNELMDMRGFFLAYGPDFRPNYRAPPIRSVDVYNIMCHLAGVQPVPNNGSWSRVECMLRNTAPLAPLPPCSSCVLALALLSLFTRQIFLL; via the exons ATGGAGAGCCGCAGCCTCCTCGCCGCCCTCCTGGCCACTGCCCTCACCGCCCTCCTGCCGCTTCCCGCCGCCTCCTCGGGCCACCGCAAGCTCCTGGTGTTCCTGCTCGACGGCTTTCGCTTCGACTACATTGATGACAGCGAGCTGGAGGGTCTGCCGGGCTTTCGGGACATTGTCAACATGGGGGTGAAGGTGGATTACATGACCCCAGACTTCCCCAGCCTCTCTTATCCAAATTACTACACACTGATGACGG GTCGCCACTGTGAGGTCCATCAGATGACTGGAAACTACATGTGGGACCAAAAGGCAAATGTATCTTTTGATATTGGTGTGAATAAAGAAAGTCTGCTGCCTCTCTGGTGGAATGGATCAGAGCCTTTGTGGGTCACAATGATGAAAGCTAAAAAGAACGTTTCCATGTACTACTGGCCAG GTTGCGAGGTCGAAATCCTTGGAGTCAGACCGAGTTACTGTCGTGAGTACTTCAGCGTCCCAACAGACAAAAACTTCGCAGATGCCATCAGCGATGCCCTTGAATCTCTGTG CAACAACAGTGCCGAGATGGCCGCGGTGTACTACGAGCGCATTGATGTGGAAGGCCACCACTATGGCCCTTCGTCCCAGCAGCGGAAGAATGCTTTGAAGGAAGTGGACAAAGCCTTGAGCAACATGATCTCACTCATCAAG AACAAAGGCCTTCAGAATGATATCAATGTCCTCCTCTTCTCTGATCATGGGATGACAGACATCTCTTGGACAGATAAAGTGATTGAGCTGAAAAAACATATCAATATGAGTGATACCATACAAATGAAGGACCGAGGTCCTGTTGTGAGCCTCTGGCCAACTCCAGAGAAGCATGCAGAA ATATATCAAAAATTGAAAGCTGTGGAACACATGGATGTTTATAACAAACAGGATATTCCAAACAGATTTTTctacaaaaaaggaaaatttgtgtCTCCACTGACTCTCGTGGCTGAAGAAGGATGGTTCATAGTAGAG AGCAGGGACAAGCTGCCCTACTGGGAGAATGGGACGGGGAAGAAGGAGGCCTGGCAGAATGGCTGGCATGGCTACGACAATGAGCTCATGGACATGAGAGGCTTCTTCCTTGCATATGGACCAG ATTTCCGACCCAACTACCGAGCGCCTCCCATCAGATCCGTGGATGTTTACAACATCATGTGCCACTTGGCAGGAGTACAGCCAGTGCCCAACAATGGCTCCTGGTCCAGGGTGGAGTGCATGCTCCGAAACACAGCCCCCTTGGCACCACTCCCCCCGTgcagcagctgtgtcctggcattagctctgctctccctgttcACCAGGCAGATCTTCTTACTGTGA